In one window of Frigoriglobus tundricola DNA:
- a CDS encoding acyl-CoA dehydrogenase family protein: MALTAQQIAEQRKDVEEMIAGPDVGFAKALFFGKFKSDLLYPYPTLPPDKQAAADEMAAKVREFADFAIDPAKIDREARIPDSVIQGLADIGMYKLTIPGQYGGLGFGQQQYLKTMEILGGHDSSVAVFVNAHHSIGVRALCLFGTKEQQAKWLPGLYDGSKLCAFALTEPEAGSDAGNVKTTATPTEDGSAYILNGTKHYITNGGIAHVLTLMARTPDPSNPKGKVTAFLVTPDMPGFEVVEARAEKCGIRGTATGKMRFTNMRVPKENILGQIGRGLQAALTVLNYGRVTFGATCTGHAKVCIQAMTGHAKKRVQFQQSLSEFHLVQKKIAFAAAHCFAMEAATAECAAFIDKGAPDYMLETAILKVFSTEHLWTIVNDTLQVYGGKGYFCDQPIERWMRDARINTIGEGANDVLKAFIAVVGCRGPGMYLKGLQDQALGGVRGFFKSIPAALGVGAKLVAPWMTTGTPEVPVQSAELRDSAHTLGKLVREFGLKLPHVFLAAKTEENFAQAELVHERIADIAIDLYVSACVLARLDHLLVARPSNGKPAVADPHADPAAGKYFLTLAFRRIRERFAALDDNDDSALLEGAKSTIAKF, translated from the coding sequence ATGGCACTGACCGCACAACAGATCGCGGAGCAACGCAAAGACGTCGAGGAAATGATCGCCGGCCCGGACGTCGGCTTCGCGAAGGCACTGTTCTTCGGCAAATTCAAATCGGACCTGCTCTACCCGTATCCGACTCTCCCCCCTGATAAGCAGGCGGCGGCGGACGAGATGGCAGCGAAAGTCCGCGAGTTCGCCGATTTCGCCATCGACCCCGCGAAAATCGATCGTGAAGCCCGCATTCCCGACAGCGTGATTCAGGGCCTGGCCGACATCGGCATGTACAAGCTGACCATTCCGGGGCAATATGGCGGCTTGGGCTTCGGCCAGCAGCAATATTTGAAGACGATGGAGATCCTTGGCGGTCACGATTCGAGCGTGGCGGTGTTCGTGAACGCCCACCATTCGATCGGCGTGCGCGCGCTGTGCCTGTTCGGCACCAAGGAGCAACAGGCGAAGTGGCTGCCCGGCCTTTACGACGGCTCTAAACTCTGCGCGTTCGCCCTGACCGAGCCCGAAGCCGGTTCGGATGCGGGGAACGTGAAGACGACCGCCACTCCGACCGAAGACGGCTCGGCGTACATTCTCAACGGCACGAAGCACTACATTACCAACGGCGGCATCGCCCACGTTCTGACGCTGATGGCCCGGACGCCGGACCCGTCGAACCCGAAGGGGAAGGTGACGGCGTTTCTGGTGACGCCGGACATGCCGGGCTTTGAGGTAGTTGAGGCCCGTGCGGAGAAGTGCGGGATTCGCGGCACCGCAACGGGCAAAATGCGGTTCACGAACATGCGGGTGCCGAAGGAAAACATCCTGGGCCAGATCGGCCGCGGGCTCCAGGCGGCGCTCACCGTGTTGAACTACGGCCGGGTGACGTTCGGCGCGACCTGCACCGGGCACGCGAAGGTGTGCATCCAGGCGATGACCGGCCACGCGAAGAAGCGGGTTCAGTTCCAGCAATCGCTGTCCGAGTTCCATCTCGTTCAGAAAAAGATCGCGTTCGCCGCGGCGCACTGCTTCGCTATGGAGGCGGCGACGGCGGAGTGTGCAGCGTTCATCGACAAGGGCGCGCCGGACTACATGCTCGAAACGGCCATTCTGAAAGTGTTCTCGACCGAGCACCTGTGGACGATCGTGAACGACACGCTCCAGGTGTACGGCGGGAAGGGTTACTTCTGCGACCAGCCCATCGAGCGCTGGATGCGGGACGCGCGCATCAACACCATCGGCGAGGGTGCCAACGACGTACTGAAGGCGTTCATCGCGGTGGTCGGCTGTCGCGGCCCGGGGATGTACCTCAAAGGTCTTCAGGATCAAGCACTTGGCGGCGTGCGCGGGTTCTTCAAGAGCATCCCCGCGGCGCTGGGTGTGGGCGCGAAGCTCGTCGCCCCGTGGATGACAACGGGCACGCCCGAAGTGCCGGTCCAGTCGGCCGAACTGCGTGATTCCGCTCACACGCTCGGTAAGCTGGTTCGCGAGTTCGGCCTAAAGCTGCCACACGTCTTCCTGGCCGCGAAGACGGAAGAGAACTTCGCTCAAGCCGAACTGGTTCACGAACGCATCGCGGACATCGCCATCGACCTGTACGTGAGCGCCTGTGTACTGGCCCGGCTCGACCACCTGCTCGTGGCGAGGCCGAGCAACGGCAAGCCCGCGGTCGCTGATCCGCACGCGGACCCCGCAGCGGGCAAGTACTTCCTCACGCTGGCGTTCCGCCGCATCCGCGAGCGCTTCGCGGCCCTCGACGACAACGACGATTCGGCGCTGCTCGAGGGCGCGAAGAGCACGATTGCGAAATTCTAG
- the folE gene encoding GTP cyclohydrolase I FolE, with translation MPDSHDDGPPARSSDLAPLKIDHDRLRRAVREILAAVGEDPDREGLIDTPDRVARMYAEIFAGLHTDPAVYLQKTFTQKHDEMVLVKDIEFSSVCEHHLLPFMGKAHIAYLPNGQIVGLSKLARVVDAVARRPQVQERMTEEIADLLMTHLNARGVGVIVEASHSCMTVRGVRKPAAMTITSSMRGGFLKDAATRAELMSLVFGGAR, from the coding sequence ATGCCGGACTCTCACGACGACGGGCCGCCCGCCCGGTCGAGCGATCTGGCCCCGCTGAAGATCGATCACGACCGCCTGCGCCGCGCCGTGCGCGAGATCCTCGCGGCCGTGGGCGAGGACCCGGACCGCGAGGGGCTGATCGACACGCCCGACCGCGTGGCCCGCATGTACGCGGAGATCTTCGCCGGGTTGCACACCGATCCGGCCGTGTACCTGCAAAAGACCTTCACCCAGAAGCACGACGAGATGGTGCTGGTGAAGGACATCGAGTTCAGCAGCGTGTGCGAGCACCACCTGCTGCCGTTCATGGGGAAAGCGCACATTGCTTACCTCCCGAACGGGCAAATCGTGGGGCTGTCGAAGCTCGCCCGCGTCGTTGATGCCGTCGCCCGCCGGCCCCAGGTGCAGGAGCGGATGACGGAGGAAATAGCCGACCTCCTGATGACGCACCTGAACGCCCGCGGCGTGGGCGTGATCGTGGAGGCGAGTCACTCGTGCATGACCGTCCGGGGCGTCCGCAAGCCGGCCGCGATGACCATCACGAGTTCGATGCGCGGCGGGTTCCTGAAAGACGCGGCCACGCGAGCGGAGCTGATGTCGCTCGTGTTCGGCGGGGCACGATAG
- a CDS encoding MoaD/ThiS family protein translates to MTITVKLFAGMADLAGSDTADAELPEGATVADLRRELGKQLPLARTLLSRSAVAVNHDVAENDRVLSATDECAVIPPVSGG, encoded by the coding sequence ATGACCATCACCGTGAAACTCTTCGCCGGAATGGCGGACCTGGCCGGAAGTGACACGGCCGACGCGGAACTGCCCGAGGGCGCAACGGTCGCCGACTTGCGCCGCGAGCTGGGCAAGCAACTCCCTCTCGCCCGCACCCTCCTCAGCCGCTCGGCCGTGGCGGTGAACCATGACGTCGCGGAGAACGATCGTGTCCTCTCAGCAACCGACGAGTGCGCCGTCATCCCCCCCGTTAGCGGCGGGTGA
- a CDS encoding glycosyltransferase family 87 protein, with the protein MMGPADHSSWNAVRVASWAITACGVAYLMGPQFISQFRPPENRFLDFSQEWLSAKNYWSGVPVYADQTEALLRHTGVSPDKLEEILPRNAHPPAAVVVTLPSAALGYGAAHLVWNLLTLPLFLLSVGLIVRDLKIPVQLWSLLPAIVLLLLCGPLYYHLLLGQFNFPVLFLMTVAWVADRRERPGWAGAALGAAACLKLYPLFVFVYFLFAGRRLALITGAMAFLIGNGIALMILGVHEFETYIRDVLPSLSHYQSSSRNVSLNGLWVRLFDPHPGEGIVPLMPSPVLGQALTLTSRFLIVAIVARASWLARSVESRDRAFAAAIVGMILVAPFSWTHYFTLLPLPLGLVWTRIPSGWQRWLFGAILVIIWIPENLFVSLMEPLLAVGSSDRTDEPFPPLFSLICFPIPTYALLVLFVLVLRTPSHIAQVGGPADNNSAPERDPA; encoded by the coding sequence ATGATGGGTCCGGCTGACCACTCGTCCTGGAACGCCGTTCGAGTCGCGAGCTGGGCCATCACTGCCTGCGGTGTTGCGTATCTGATGGGTCCACAGTTCATCAGTCAGTTCCGGCCTCCCGAGAACCGGTTTTTGGACTTTTCGCAAGAATGGCTGTCGGCGAAGAACTACTGGTCCGGGGTCCCCGTCTACGCTGACCAGACCGAAGCCCTTTTACGGCACACGGGCGTCAGTCCGGACAAGCTCGAGGAGATACTGCCCCGGAACGCGCACCCGCCCGCTGCCGTTGTTGTGACGTTGCCATCTGCGGCACTCGGGTACGGGGCCGCGCATCTGGTTTGGAACCTACTGACCCTTCCCTTGTTCTTGCTGAGTGTCGGGTTAATCGTCCGGGATTTAAAGATTCCGGTTCAACTCTGGTCGCTGCTGCCAGCGATTGTCTTACTGCTGCTCTGCGGGCCGCTCTATTACCACCTGTTGCTCGGGCAGTTCAATTTCCCGGTCCTGTTCCTGATGACGGTGGCCTGGGTGGCCGATCGCCGCGAGCGCCCGGGTTGGGCCGGGGCCGCACTGGGGGCGGCCGCTTGCTTGAAACTCTACCCGTTGTTCGTCTTTGTTTATTTCCTATTTGCGGGGCGCCGGTTGGCGCTGATCACCGGTGCGATGGCGTTCTTGATCGGCAACGGGATCGCCTTGATGATTCTCGGCGTTCACGAGTTCGAGACGTATATCCGCGACGTGCTCCCGAGCCTCTCCCATTATCAGAGCTCATCGCGTAACGTGTCGCTGAACGGCCTCTGGGTGCGGCTCTTTGATCCACATCCGGGCGAAGGGATCGTTCCCCTGATGCCGAGCCCTGTTCTGGGGCAGGCGCTGACGCTCACCTCCCGGTTCCTGATCGTCGCCATCGTGGCGCGGGCGTCGTGGCTCGCCCGTTCTGTGGAAAGCCGAGATCGCGCCTTTGCGGCGGCGATCGTCGGTATGATTTTGGTCGCTCCGTTTTCGTGGACCCACTACTTCACGTTGCTGCCGCTGCCGCTGGGTCTGGTCTGGACGCGAATTCCTTCCGGTTGGCAGCGCTGGCTGTTTGGCGCAATCCTCGTGATCATTTGGATACCAGAAAACCTGTTCGTCTCGCTGATGGAACCGTTACTGGCTGTAGGGTCGAGCGACCGTACCGACGAACCGTTTCCCCCTCTGTTCAGCCTCATCTGTTTCCCGATTCCCACCTACGCTCTCCTGGTACTGTTTGTTCTGGTACTGCGGACGCCCAGCCATATCGCTCAAGTTGGCGGACCCGCAGACAATAACTCCGCACCCGAGAGAGATCCGGCTTAG
- a CDS encoding FAD-binding oxidoreductase yields the protein MLDPKQITDDLRGQFRGRLHFDRLTRGLYSTDASPFQIEPLAVAVPEDPESLATLVRYCHDHTIAAVPRGAGTGLAGESLGPAVVLDLSVHFRRVLAIGADTVTVQPGVVLNDLNAELAKIGRRFAPDPASGATCTVGGVVATNASGGNAFHHGYTRDYVAGLGVIWDSGEAGQVGSGERPAPLPEGRGEKDEEPTPNPSLKGGERSDSPFPSGTGVGSSRTDTISQEVTALLTRHSERIAVSRTRTPFDRCGYQLHGVLTAAGVNLAKLLVGSEGTLAITTEIVLRTVPLAGGTCLTLLGFPTLDAAVRAGLALRQFGPVACDLLDRRLLSVTRNVGLPTVGAALVVAFEADTEREAKERAWGAVEALRREHILRVLAEPTCEPDGSAHIRGVRDAAVSGLYGSGGQRPVAFIEDVGVPADVLPDFLTRVQDVLKRFEVSGTFLVHALTGQVHTRPLLDLNDPTDRAKLWPIAEAVHGLALALGGTVSTQHGTGIARTPWVDQQCGPLVPVFRELKRIFDPKGILNPGKIVGPDPSREAWPLRTEVRGQRSEDGEQNPGSGTNGSAPAEQSPELRAPTPLLMWPSPPIAEAGRCNGCGDCRTRTPSARMCPTFRATGNEAATPRAMANMLRLLTAPDTATPEEVRAVAEWCVNCKMCRDECDAKIDIPKLMLETKAKHHADHGLDRGEWTLARAEWLASVGSNFAPLVNGLLARKSVRWLTEKLFGISRHRQLPAFALRNFFRRARGAGLTKKRTPRTEDYKRDRPDPLSEFRISPSAHRTPKVALFVDVFAAYSDPLIGTAAVAVLQHNGIEVYVPPRQVGSGVSAYARGDLDTAREFALRNVRVFADLAREGYRIVSLEPTAALMLAQDYLDILDDPDTAAVAANTVELSTYLGELHAAKRLRTDFRRLDVTLGHHIPCHLKALRGPIQSPGLLALVPGVRVHTIDAGCSGMAGTWGLKAENYATSMAAGAGMFAELNRPRVLFGSTECSACRLQMQEGSGKRTLHPVQYLAYAYGLLPELEPRFHRPLGGLVSD from the coding sequence GTGCTCGACCCCAAACAAATCACCGACGACCTCCGCGGTCAGTTCCGCGGGCGGTTGCACTTCGACCGGCTCACGCGCGGCCTGTACTCCACGGACGCCAGCCCGTTCCAGATCGAGCCGCTCGCCGTGGCCGTTCCCGAAGATCCGGAGAGCCTCGCGACCCTCGTCCGCTACTGCCACGATCACACGATCGCAGCCGTCCCGCGTGGTGCGGGAACCGGACTGGCCGGTGAGTCGCTCGGCCCGGCCGTCGTCCTCGATCTGAGCGTTCACTTTCGCCGGGTTCTCGCCATCGGCGCCGACACGGTAACGGTTCAACCGGGCGTGGTGCTAAACGACCTGAACGCGGAACTCGCGAAGATCGGCCGCCGCTTCGCCCCGGATCCCGCCAGCGGCGCCACCTGCACGGTCGGCGGTGTGGTGGCGACGAACGCCTCCGGCGGCAACGCGTTCCACCACGGCTACACCCGTGATTATGTCGCCGGGCTGGGCGTGATCTGGGATTCGGGAGAAGCGGGCCAGGTCGGCTCGGGGGAAAGACCGGCCCCCCTTCCTGAAGGGAGAGGGGAGAAAGACGAAGAACCCACCCCCAACCCCTCCCTAAAGGGAGGGGAGCGTTCCGATTCCCCCTTCCCTTCAGGGACGGGGGTCGGTTCATCGCGGACCGACACGATCTCGCAAGAAGTCACCGCGCTTCTCACCCGCCACTCCGAGCGCATCGCGGTCTCGCGCACACGCACGCCGTTCGACCGCTGCGGCTACCAGCTTCATGGTGTGCTGACCGCTGCAGGTGTCAATCTCGCAAAGCTACTCGTCGGCTCGGAAGGCACACTCGCGATCACGACGGAAATTGTGCTCCGAACGGTGCCCCTGGCCGGAGGGACGTGTCTCACACTCTTGGGCTTTCCCACGCTCGATGCGGCCGTTCGCGCGGGTCTCGCGCTGCGGCAATTCGGGCCGGTGGCGTGCGACCTGCTCGACCGCCGGCTCCTCTCGGTCACGCGCAACGTGGGGCTGCCGACCGTGGGCGCTGCGCTCGTGGTCGCGTTCGAGGCCGACACCGAGCGCGAGGCGAAGGAGCGCGCGTGGGGCGCCGTCGAAGCGCTCCGGCGCGAACACATCCTGCGGGTCCTCGCCGAGCCGACGTGCGAACCGGACGGGAGCGCTCATATCCGCGGCGTGCGGGACGCGGCGGTGTCGGGCCTGTACGGCTCCGGCGGGCAGCGCCCGGTGGCGTTCATTGAAGATGTGGGCGTTCCGGCCGATGTCCTCCCGGACTTTCTCACCCGCGTGCAGGACGTCCTCAAGCGCTTCGAAGTGAGTGGCACCTTCCTGGTACACGCGCTCACCGGGCAGGTTCACACCCGCCCGCTCCTCGATCTGAACGATCCGACGGACCGGGCAAAGTTGTGGCCGATCGCGGAAGCCGTTCACGGTCTCGCCCTGGCCCTCGGCGGCACCGTCAGCACGCAGCACGGCACCGGCATCGCCCGCACGCCCTGGGTCGATCAGCAGTGCGGTCCGCTCGTCCCGGTGTTCCGCGAACTGAAACGCATCTTCGACCCGAAGGGCATCCTCAACCCGGGCAAGATCGTCGGCCCCGATCCGAGCCGGGAAGCGTGGCCCCTGCGAACAGAAGTCAGAGGTCAGAGGTCAGAGGACGGAGAACAGAACCCAGGAAGCGGCACCAACGGCAGCGCCCCTGCCGAACAGTCCCCCGAACTCCGCGCCCCGACTCCTCTGCTGATGTGGCCCTCGCCACCGATCGCCGAGGCGGGCCGGTGTAACGGGTGCGGCGACTGCCGAACCCGCACCCCCTCCGCACGAATGTGCCCGACGTTCCGCGCCACCGGAAACGAAGCGGCCACGCCACGGGCGATGGCCAACATGCTCCGCTTACTCACGGCCCCGGACACTGCGACACCGGAAGAGGTGCGTGCCGTCGCCGAGTGGTGCGTGAACTGCAAAATGTGCCGGGACGAGTGCGACGCGAAGATCGACATTCCCAAGCTGATGCTCGAAACGAAAGCGAAGCACCACGCGGACCACGGCCTCGACCGCGGCGAATGGACGCTCGCCCGTGCCGAATGGCTCGCGAGCGTGGGGAGCAACTTCGCGCCGCTGGTCAATGGCCTCCTGGCCCGGAAGTCGGTCCGCTGGCTGACGGAAAAGCTGTTCGGCATCTCCCGCCACCGGCAGCTCCCCGCCTTCGCCCTCCGGAACTTCTTCCGCCGCGCTCGTGGCGCGGGCCTGACGAAGAAGCGCACCCCGCGGACCGAAGACTACAAACGTGACCGCCCCGATCCCTTGTCCGAATTCCGCATCTCGCCCTCAGCGCATCGCACGCCGAAGGTCGCGCTGTTCGTGGACGTGTTCGCGGCTTATAGCGACCCGCTCATCGGAACCGCAGCGGTTGCGGTGTTACAACACAACGGTATCGAGGTTTATGTGCCGCCCCGCCAGGTCGGGAGCGGGGTGTCCGCTTACGCGCGGGGCGACCTCGATACGGCTCGCGAGTTCGCCCTCCGCAACGTCCGCGTGTTCGCCGATCTCGCCCGTGAGGGGTACCGCATCGTTTCCCTGGAACCGACCGCGGCGCTGATGCTCGCACAGGACTACCTCGACATCCTCGACGACCCCGACACCGCCGCCGTCGCGGCCAACACCGTCGAGCTCTCGACCTACCTCGGGGAACTGCACGCCGCCAAACGGCTCCGCACCGACTTCCGCCGACTCGATGTGACACTGGGCCACCACATCCCGTGCCACCTGAAAGCCCTGCGCGGCCCGATCCAATCCCCCGGTCTGCTCGCACTCGTTCCGGGTGTCCGTGTCCATACGATTGACGCCGGGTGCTCGGGAATGGCCGGCACCTGGGGGCTGAAAGCCGAGAACTACGCGACTTCGATGGCGGCGGGAGCGGGAATGTTCGCGGAACTGAACCGCCCGCGTGTGCTTTTCGGCTCGACCGAGTGCAGCGCGTGCCGCCTTCAGATGCAAGAAGGGAGCGGGAAGCGGACCCTGCACCCGGTACAATATCTCGCCTACGCCTACGGGTTGCTCCCCGAACTGGAGCCGCGCTTCCACCGCCCACTCGGCGGTCTCGTGAGTGACTAA
- a CDS encoding PVC-type heme-binding CxxCH protein: MSRLFVALPLLAFAAVIAFFPNEQQASAQPKQGSDADALAQVKLAEKGMRVDVWAAAPLMMNPVSFCFDEKGRVFVAETTRFEHGVPDTRAHMYWLDEDLANRSIDDLLAMYKKHNFKGFEKYEDQVRVVWDSTGSGRADKSEVFAGGFNRPQDGLAAGVLARKGQVYLTCIPDLYVLKDTKGTNKADEKKSLFTGFGPTVQFLGHDLHGLRMGPDRKLYFSVGDRGFNVTTKEGKKLSYPNTGAVLRCDPDGKNLEVVHSGLRNPQEIAFDDYGNLFTFDNNCDSGDRARWVHIVEGGDSGWRGGFQYGTLYHTPSVPQGNRGAWNTEKLWEPQHDGQPAWIVPPLLNLGNGPAGITHYPGIGLNDKYKDHFFACDFTSDPGSSVIWALSVKPKGASFEVTKPEAFVRGMVPTDCEFGPDGAFYWSDWVGGWAPQNRGRIFRAFDPEAMKNPQVEEAQKLLAEGFEKKSIAELAKLLEFPHQLVRQEAQFELAGRKAEDATKAFVGVLKDSKNQLARLHAVWGLGIVARNQVYLPATKPLLAALKDKDSEVRRVACNEIGSLFGRHSRAWGGPDDIGAQIDNLGDLHVGVRDLLADPNDRVKAAAVIAYAKIGDPTPISVTPRSEQGYVTPFFDMLRANNDKDPYLRHTIVMGLGYWTRGPADLINVWKLAKKQDADKYDAPAVRLGVVLALRKLKSDKAAEFLSDSEPRIVAEAARAIYDERLGDEGMAALAKLAEKPTQPDAIIFRALAANYFLGTAEAAGRVARFAAKPSEADYVRAFALKLLADWPKPPRRDPITGLTLDLPPRDAKIAVGALLKAGTGIFAGTDVVRKEAAQAAAKLNVKEFGPVMAAVVKDAKTPVSTRVEALYAVEALKDPGTKELAAFALASEEPKLRAAGRAVKAHLDPASVLKDLPGLLDDPKVSVAEKQGAFAILAGQKSSEETDRLLDTWLDQLNAGKVAPALVLDVLDAAEKRAGTSKLKLYSPLKPKVEKYRSAQAKLTEGPKGDKLASYFDSLEGGDAVRGRDIFLNNTAVYCQRCHKLDNQGGDVGPALNGIAAEKEKDRRYLLEAVVMPNAKIAKGFETVVLTLADERVVSGIIKSEDKNHVKLVTAEAKELTIPVDDIVSRRTGPSAMPDDLHKKLTHRDLRDLVEFLSGLKEPLKK, from the coding sequence ATGTCCCGCCTTTTTGTGGCTCTGCCACTTCTTGCATTTGCTGCCGTGATCGCGTTTTTCCCAAACGAGCAACAGGCGTCGGCCCAGCCGAAACAGGGCAGCGACGCGGATGCACTCGCGCAGGTGAAGCTCGCTGAGAAGGGCATGAGGGTCGATGTGTGGGCCGCGGCCCCGCTGATGATGAACCCCGTCAGCTTTTGCTTCGACGAGAAGGGCCGCGTGTTCGTCGCCGAAACGACCCGGTTCGAACACGGTGTGCCCGACACGCGCGCGCACATGTACTGGCTGGACGAGGACCTCGCGAACCGTTCGATCGACGACCTGCTGGCGATGTACAAGAAGCACAACTTCAAGGGATTCGAGAAGTACGAGGACCAGGTCCGCGTCGTGTGGGACAGCACGGGAAGCGGGCGAGCGGACAAGAGCGAGGTGTTCGCGGGCGGCTTCAACCGACCGCAGGACGGACTCGCCGCGGGCGTGCTGGCCCGCAAAGGTCAGGTGTACCTCACCTGCATCCCGGACCTGTATGTACTGAAAGACACGAAGGGTACGAATAAGGCGGATGAGAAGAAGTCGCTGTTCACGGGGTTCGGCCCGACGGTGCAGTTCCTCGGTCACGACCTGCACGGGCTCCGCATGGGACCGGACAGGAAGCTCTACTTCAGCGTGGGCGATCGCGGCTTCAATGTGACCACGAAAGAGGGGAAGAAGCTTTCGTACCCGAACACCGGCGCCGTTCTCCGCTGCGACCCGGACGGGAAGAATCTGGAGGTTGTTCACTCCGGGCTGCGGAACCCGCAGGAGATCGCGTTCGACGATTATGGCAATTTGTTCACTTTCGACAACAACTGCGACAGCGGCGACCGCGCTCGTTGGGTTCACATCGTCGAGGGCGGTGACAGCGGCTGGCGCGGTGGGTTCCAGTACGGCACGCTGTACCACACGCCCTCGGTCCCACAGGGTAATCGTGGTGCGTGGAACACCGAGAAGCTGTGGGAGCCGCAACACGACGGTCAACCCGCCTGGATCGTTCCGCCGCTCCTGAACCTCGGTAATGGTCCCGCCGGCATCACGCACTACCCCGGCATCGGGCTGAACGACAAGTACAAGGACCACTTCTTCGCTTGCGACTTCACCTCGGACCCCGGTAGCAGTGTGATCTGGGCGTTATCGGTGAAACCGAAGGGGGCGAGCTTCGAGGTTACGAAGCCGGAAGCGTTCGTGCGTGGGATGGTCCCGACCGACTGCGAGTTCGGGCCGGACGGCGCGTTCTACTGGTCCGACTGGGTCGGCGGCTGGGCGCCGCAGAACCGGGGGCGGATCTTCCGTGCGTTCGACCCGGAGGCGATGAAGAACCCGCAGGTTGAAGAAGCGCAGAAGCTGCTCGCAGAGGGCTTCGAGAAGAAGAGCATTGCGGAACTGGCGAAGCTGCTGGAATTCCCGCACCAGTTGGTGCGGCAAGAGGCGCAGTTCGAGTTGGCGGGACGGAAGGCAGAGGACGCAACGAAGGCGTTCGTGGGCGTCCTGAAGGACTCGAAGAACCAACTCGCTCGACTGCACGCGGTGTGGGGCTTGGGCATCGTGGCGCGGAACCAGGTGTATTTACCCGCAACGAAGCCGCTTTTGGCAGCGCTGAAAGATAAGGACTCTGAGGTCCGGCGTGTCGCGTGTAACGAAATCGGGAGCCTCTTCGGGAGGCATTCGCGTGCTTGGGGCGGCCCCGATGATATCGGAGCGCAAATCGACAACCTGGGAGACCTTCATGTAGGAGTTCGGGACTTGTTGGCCGACCCGAATGATCGGGTGAAGGCTGCGGCTGTTATTGCATACGCAAAGATCGGGGATCCGACTCCCATTTCCGTGACCCCACGCTCCGAGCAAGGTTACGTCACGCCGTTCTTCGATATGCTCAGAGCTAATAACGACAAAGACCCATACCTTCGACATACAATCGTGATGGGATTGGGTTATTGGACACGGGGTCCGGCAGACCTTATAAACGTGTGGAAACTCGCCAAGAAGCAAGATGCGGACAAGTACGATGCTCCGGCTGTGCGACTAGGGGTGGTCTTGGCATTACGGAAACTCAAGAGCGACAAGGCCGCGGAGTTCCTCAGCGACAGCGAACCGCGGATCGTTGCGGAAGCGGCGCGGGCGATCTACGACGAGCGATTGGGCGACGAGGGCATGGCGGCTTTGGCGAAGCTCGCCGAAAAGCCCACTCAGCCCGACGCGATCATCTTCCGCGCGCTGGCTGCGAATTACTTCCTCGGGACGGCCGAAGCCGCGGGGCGCGTCGCGCGGTTCGCGGCGAAGCCCAGCGAGGCGGATTACGTGCGCGCGTTCGCTCTCAAGCTCCTCGCCGACTGGCCGAAGCCGCCGCGGCGCGATCCGATCACGGGGCTGACGCTCGATCTCCCGCCGCGTGATGCCAAGATCGCGGTTGGTGCGTTGCTGAAAGCGGGAACCGGCATCTTCGCCGGAACGGACGTCGTTCGCAAGGAAGCCGCTCAAGCCGCCGCGAAGTTGAACGTGAAAGAGTTCGGCCCGGTGATGGCCGCCGTTGTGAAGGACGCGAAGACTCCCGTTAGCACACGCGTCGAAGCGCTCTATGCGGTTGAGGCGCTCAAAGATCCCGGAACGAAGGAACTGGCGGCGTTCGCACTCGCCAGCGAGGAACCCAAGCTCCGCGCCGCCGGACGCGCGGTCAAAGCGCACCTCGACCCGGCATCGGTCCTGAAAGACCTGCCCGGCCTTCTCGACGATCCGAAAGTATCGGTCGCTGAGAAGCAAGGCGCGTTCGCGATCCTGGCGGGCCAGAAGAGTTCGGAAGAGACCGACCGCTTGCTCGACACGTGGCTCGATCAGCTCAACGCGGGCAAGGTTGCGCCCGCGCTCGTCCTCGATGTTCTCGATGCCGCCGAGAAGCGGGCCGGGACTTCCAAGCTCAAGCTCTACAGCCCGCTCAAGCCGAAGGTGGAGAAGTACCGGTCGGCCCAGGCCAAACTCACGGAGGGGCCGAAGGGCGACAAGCTCGCGTCCTATTTCGATTCACTTGAGGGCGGCGACGCGGTGCGGGGGCGCGACATCTTCCTGAACAACACGGCCGTGTACTGCCAGCGGTGCCACAAGCTCGACAACCAGGGCGGGGACGTCGGCCCGGCACTCAACGGCATCGCGGCTGAAAAGGAGAAGGACCGCCGCTACCTGCTCGAAGCGGTGGTGATGCCGAACGCCAAGATCGCGAAGGGATTTGAGACGGTGGTGCTGACCCTCGCGGACGAACGCGTCGTCAGCGGCATCATCAAGAGCGAGGACAAGAACCATGTGAAGCTCGTGACGGCGGAAGCGAAGGAGTTGACCATTCCGGTCGATGACATCGTCAGCCGGCGCACCGGACCGAGCGCGATGCCCGACGACTTGCACAAGAAGCTCACGCACCGCGATCTGCGCGACCTCGTGGAGTTCCTCTCGGGCTTGAAGGAGCCGTTAAAGAAGTAA